A DNA window from Micromonospora inyonensis contains the following coding sequences:
- the hemG gene encoding protoporphyrinogen oxidase, with protein sequence MRHPWRIAVIGGGITGLAAAVRLRDRAPAGTEVTVYEQSGALGGKLRTGRIAGGPVEFGAESFLMRDPAGGESAAVTLVRRLGLDAEIVHPTVGQAALAVDGGLRPIPGGTLVGVPGDLDKVATVAEPVAAADVDGGRPLLGPDEDVAVGALVRARLGDQVVDRLVDPMLGGVYAGRADDLSLVTTMPALARAARVEHTLTGAVRAAQAAAPRAPGAPVFGALAGGMGRLVETAASASGATLRLGATVRELTPLGGRWRLTVGPTRDPESVEADAVLLAVPARPAARLLTSVAPEVADRVGGLDYASVALVTLALPEPELPALSGFLVPGTEGLLIKASTFFTTKWGHLRRPDGVALVRASVGRYGEERQLQLSDDDLVATVHRELSGVLGTALPTPLASHVQRWGGALPQYTPGHSDRVAAARTALRAAHPTLALAGAGYDGVGIPVCVRSGETAADEIITALGGPAT encoded by the coding sequence ATGCGGCACCCGTGGCGGATCGCGGTCATCGGCGGTGGGATCACCGGGCTGGCCGCCGCCGTCCGGTTGCGTGACCGCGCCCCCGCCGGGACCGAGGTCACCGTGTACGAGCAGTCCGGCGCGCTCGGTGGCAAGCTGCGCACCGGCCGTATCGCCGGCGGGCCGGTGGAGTTCGGCGCGGAGTCGTTCCTGATGCGCGACCCGGCCGGCGGCGAGTCCGCCGCGGTGACCCTGGTCCGGCGGCTCGGGCTGGACGCCGAGATCGTGCACCCGACCGTCGGGCAGGCCGCGCTCGCCGTCGACGGGGGGCTGCGCCCCATCCCGGGGGGCACCCTGGTGGGCGTACCGGGGGATCTGGACAAGGTGGCGACGGTGGCCGAACCCGTCGCGGCGGCCGACGTCGACGGCGGCCGGCCGTTGCTCGGCCCGGACGAGGACGTCGCGGTCGGCGCGCTGGTCCGGGCCCGCCTCGGTGACCAGGTGGTGGACCGGCTGGTCGACCCGATGCTCGGTGGCGTCTACGCCGGCCGCGCCGACGACCTGTCCCTGGTCACCACCATGCCAGCGCTGGCCCGCGCCGCCCGGGTGGAGCACACCCTCACCGGGGCGGTCCGGGCGGCGCAGGCCGCCGCCCCCCGCGCGCCCGGCGCACCGGTCTTCGGTGCGCTGGCCGGTGGGATGGGCCGGCTGGTCGAGACCGCCGCGAGCGCCAGCGGGGCGACGCTCCGGCTCGGCGCGACGGTCCGTGAACTCACCCCGCTGGGCGGGCGGTGGCGGCTGACCGTGGGCCCCACCCGGGACCCGGAGTCGGTGGAGGCCGACGCGGTGCTGCTCGCCGTGCCGGCCCGACCGGCCGCGCGACTGCTCACCAGCGTCGCCCCGGAGGTGGCCGACCGCGTCGGCGGGCTCGACTACGCCAGTGTCGCGCTGGTCACCCTGGCCCTGCCCGAGCCGGAGCTGCCGGCGCTCTCCGGCTTCCTCGTGCCCGGAACCGAGGGCCTCCTGATCAAGGCGTCCACCTTCTTCACCACCAAGTGGGGGCACCTGCGCCGGCCGGACGGGGTGGCGCTGGTGCGCGCCTCGGTCGGCCGGTACGGCGAGGAGCGGCAGTTGCAGCTCTCCGACGACGACCTGGTCGCCACCGTGCACCGGGAGCTGTCCGGGGTGCTCGGCACGGCGCTGCCGACGCCACTGGCCAGCCACGTGCAACGGTGGGGTGGGGCGCTGCCGCAGTACACCCCGGGACACTCCGATCGGGTGGCGGCGGCCCGGACGGCCCTGCGGGCGGCCCACCCGACGCTGGCCCTGGCCGGGGCCGGGTACGACGGGGTCGGCATCCCGGTCTGCGTCCGCTCCGGCGAGACGGCGGCCGACGAGATCATCACTGCACTGGGAGGACCGGCGACATGA
- a CDS encoding DUF3000 domain-containing protein produces MSPPIALPETFARAVAGLRSVATRPEIVMEEVGAPKRLAPYAFALSATVLRDDDEVATGRLILLYDPAGHEAWQGTLRLVSYVTADLEADLAADPLLPGVGWTWLTDALEAQDAGYRALGGTVTQTMSTRFGDLAGPPATGDVEIRASWTPFDDDLAPHLHAWCTLLASTAGLPPPGVTALPDRRPAITG; encoded by the coding sequence ATGTCCCCTCCGATCGCGCTTCCGGAGACCTTCGCCCGCGCGGTCGCCGGGCTGCGGTCGGTGGCGACCCGGCCCGAGATCGTGATGGAGGAGGTGGGGGCGCCGAAGCGGCTCGCCCCGTACGCCTTCGCCCTCTCCGCCACGGTGCTGCGCGACGACGACGAGGTGGCCACCGGGCGGCTCATCCTGCTGTACGACCCGGCCGGGCACGAGGCGTGGCAGGGCACGCTGCGGTTGGTCAGCTACGTCACCGCGGACCTGGAGGCCGACCTCGCCGCCGATCCGCTGCTGCCCGGGGTGGGCTGGACCTGGCTGACCGACGCGCTGGAGGCACAGGACGCGGGCTACCGGGCGCTCGGCGGCACCGTCACCCAGACCATGTCCACCCGGTTCGGCGACCTGGCCGGACCGCCGGCCACCGGGGACGTCGAGATCCGGGCCTCGTGGACCCCGTTCGACGACGACCTGGCCCCGCACCTGCACGCCTGGTGCACGCTGCTCGCCTCCACCGCCGGCCTGCCGCCGCCGGGAGTGACCGCGCTGCCCGACCGCCGGCCCGCCATCACCGGCTGA
- the hemE gene encoding uroporphyrinogen decarboxylase, with the protein MTTTTAGGAARDGETRLSAGGASRTADSPFVRACRRRPGPHTPVWFMRQAGRSLPEYREIRANVAMLESCRRPELVAEITLQPVRRHGVDAAILFSDIVVPVAAAGVDLDIVPGTGPVVAEPVRDRADVERIRPITVEDVSYVDEAVRLLVAELGETPLIGFAGAPFTLASYLVEGGPSRTHAKTKALMYGDPELWHALCGRLAEVTLAFLRVQIAAGVSAVQLFDSWAGALSEADYRRYVQPHSAMVLAGLADAGVPRIHFGVGTAELLTAMGEAGADVVGVDWRTPLDVATKRIGPDRAVQGNLDPCVLFAPWPVVEAEVRRILDEGRAAPGHVFNLGHGVLPETDPDVLTRVVALVHEVSARPVD; encoded by the coding sequence ATGACCACCACCACCGCGGGCGGCGCTGCCCGAGACGGAGAGACCCGCTTGAGCGCGGGTGGAGCATCCCGCACCGCCGACTCGCCCTTCGTCCGGGCCTGTCGCCGGCGACCCGGCCCGCACACGCCGGTCTGGTTCATGCGCCAGGCCGGGCGCTCGCTGCCGGAGTACCGCGAGATCCGGGCCAACGTGGCGATGCTGGAGTCCTGCCGCCGCCCCGAGCTGGTCGCCGAGATCACCCTCCAACCGGTACGCCGGCACGGCGTGGACGCGGCGATCCTGTTCAGCGACATCGTGGTGCCGGTCGCGGCGGCCGGCGTCGACCTGGACATCGTGCCCGGCACGGGCCCGGTGGTCGCCGAGCCGGTGCGCGACCGCGCCGACGTCGAGCGGATCCGACCGATCACCGTCGAGGACGTCTCGTACGTCGACGAGGCGGTCCGGCTGCTCGTCGCCGAGCTGGGCGAGACTCCGCTGATCGGATTCGCCGGTGCGCCGTTCACCCTGGCCAGCTATCTGGTCGAGGGGGGGCCGTCACGGACCCACGCGAAGACCAAGGCGCTGATGTACGGCGACCCGGAGCTGTGGCATGCGCTCTGCGGCCGGCTCGCCGAGGTCACGCTGGCGTTCCTGCGTGTGCAGATCGCCGCCGGGGTCTCCGCGGTGCAGCTCTTCGACTCCTGGGCCGGCGCGCTGTCGGAGGCCGACTACCGTCGCTACGTGCAGCCGCACTCGGCGATGGTGCTGGCCGGGCTGGCCGACGCCGGGGTACCCCGGATCCACTTCGGAGTGGGCACCGCCGAGCTGCTGACCGCGATGGGGGAGGCCGGCGCCGACGTGGTCGGCGTGGACTGGCGTACCCCGTTGGACGTCGCCACGAAGCGGATCGGCCCGGACCGGGCGGTCCAGGGCAATCTCGACCCGTGCGTGCTCTTCGCCCCCTGGCCGGTGGTCGAGGCCGAGGTGCGGCGCATCCTCGACGAGGGCCGGGCCGCGCCCGGTCACGTCTTCAACCTCGGTCACGGCGTCCTGCCGGAGACCGACCCCGACGTGCTGACCCGGGTGGTCGCGCTGGTGCACGAGGTGTCCGCGCGGCCCGTGGACTGA
- a CDS encoding isoamylase early set domain-containing protein, whose product MIKRNKLFGNQTRVTFCLPRDLPPGTVSVVGSFNDWQPGRHELVARRDGTRTVTVKLGPGEYRFRYLATGGVWLDDEHADLVDERGSLLLI is encoded by the coding sequence GTGATCAAGCGCAACAAGCTCTTCGGCAACCAGACCCGTGTCACCTTCTGCCTGCCCCGCGACCTTCCGCCGGGGACGGTCAGCGTCGTCGGCTCGTTCAACGACTGGCAGCCCGGACGGCACGAGCTGGTCGCCCGCCGGGACGGCACCCGGACGGTCACCGTGAAGCTGGGCCCGGGGGAGTACCGGTTCCGCTACCTGGCGACCGGCGGGGTGTGGCTCGACGACGAGCACGCCGACCTGGTGGACGAGCGGGGCAGCCTGTTGCTGATCTGA
- a CDS encoding thiolase family protein → MPREVRDVVFVDGVRTPFGKAGGMYANTRADDLVIRCIRELLRRNPQLPPERVEEVAIAATTQIGDQGLTIGRTAALLSGLPKTVPGYAIDRMCAGAMTAVTTVAGGIAMGAYDVAVAGGVEHMGRHPMGEGVDPNPRILAEKLVDPSALVMGATAENLHDRVPHVTKERADAFALASQQKTAKAYANGKLQPDLVPVAIRDGDGGWGLATVDEAPRDTSLEKLATLKTPFRPHGRVTAGNAAGLNDGATASLIAAESTARELGLPVAMRLVSYGFVGVEPEVMGVGPIPSTEKALRIAGLGIDDIGLFELNEAFAVQVLAFLDHFGIADDDPRVNQWGGAIAIGHPLASSGVRLMTQLARQFAEHPEVRYGVTAMCIGIGMGGTVIWENPNWEGGDK, encoded by the coding sequence GTGCCCCGTGAAGTTCGGGATGTCGTCTTCGTCGACGGCGTCCGCACCCCGTTCGGCAAGGCGGGTGGCATGTACGCCAACACCCGCGCCGACGACCTGGTCATCCGCTGCATCCGGGAACTGCTGCGACGTAACCCGCAGCTGCCGCCGGAGCGGGTCGAGGAGGTGGCCATCGCCGCCACCACCCAGATCGGCGACCAGGGCCTGACCATCGGCCGGACGGCCGCCCTGCTGTCCGGCCTGCCGAAGACCGTGCCCGGCTACGCCATCGACCGGATGTGCGCGGGCGCGATGACGGCGGTGACCACCGTCGCCGGGGGCATCGCGATGGGCGCGTACGACGTCGCCGTCGCCGGTGGCGTGGAACACATGGGGCGGCACCCGATGGGCGAGGGCGTGGACCCGAACCCGCGCATCCTCGCCGAGAAGCTGGTCGACCCGTCCGCCCTGGTGATGGGCGCCACCGCGGAGAACCTGCACGACCGGGTCCCGCACGTCACCAAGGAGCGCGCCGACGCGTTCGCGCTGGCCTCGCAGCAGAAGACCGCGAAGGCGTACGCCAACGGCAAGCTCCAGCCCGACCTGGTCCCGGTCGCGATCCGCGACGGCGACGGCGGCTGGGGTCTGGCCACCGTGGACGAAGCCCCCCGGGACACCTCGCTGGAGAAGCTCGCCACCCTGAAGACCCCGTTCCGCCCGCACGGCCGGGTCACCGCCGGCAACGCGGCCGGGCTGAACGACGGCGCCACGGCCAGCCTGATCGCGGCCGAGTCGACCGCCCGCGAGCTGGGCCTGCCGGTCGCCATGCGGCTGGTGTCGTACGGTTTCGTCGGCGTCGAGCCGGAGGTGATGGGCGTCGGCCCGATCCCCTCGACCGAGAAGGCCCTGCGCATCGCCGGTCTGGGCATCGACGACATCGGCCTGTTCGAGCTGAACGAGGCGTTCGCCGTGCAGGTGCTCGCCTTCCTCGACCACTTCGGCATCGCCGACGACGACCCCCGGGTCAACCAGTGGGGCGGCGCGATCGCCATCGGTCATCCGCTCGCCTCCTCGGGCGTACGGCTGATGACCCAGCTCGCCCGGCAGTTCGCCGAGCACCCCGAGGTCCGCTACGGCGTCACCGCCATGTGCATCGGCATCGGCATGGGCGGCACGGTCATCTGGGAGAACCCGAACTGGGAGGGTGGGGACAAGTGA
- a CDS encoding GNAT family N-acetyltransferase, translating into MQPRTIDLRVASFADLDTRTFHDLLRLRIDVFVVEQECPYPELDGRDVEPGTRHLWLAEDGTPVAYLRILADPDGVERIGRVVVAPAARGGGHAGRLMTEALAVVGHRPCVLEAQSHLVGFYARYGFTVSGPEYVEDGIPHTPMRREPAS; encoded by the coding sequence ATGCAGCCCCGGACCATCGACCTGCGGGTCGCCTCCTTCGCCGACCTGGACACCCGCACCTTCCACGACCTGCTGAGACTGCGCATCGACGTGTTCGTGGTGGAACAGGAGTGCCCGTACCCGGAACTCGACGGGCGGGACGTCGAGCCGGGCACCCGGCACCTCTGGCTGGCCGAGGACGGCACGCCGGTGGCGTACCTGCGGATCCTGGCCGACCCGGACGGCGTCGAGCGGATCGGCCGGGTCGTGGTGGCACCGGCGGCACGCGGCGGCGGGCACGCCGGGCGGCTGATGACCGAGGCGCTGGCCGTGGTCGGACACCGCCCGTGCGTCCTGGAGGCGCAGTCGCACCTGGTCGGTTTCTACGCCCGGTACGGCTTCACCGTCAGCGGCCCGGAGTACGTGGAGGACGGCATCCCGCACACCCCGATGCGCCGCGAGCCCGCGTCCTGA
- the msrB gene encoding peptide-methionine (R)-S-oxide reductase MsrB produces the protein MSLSESELPRTEDEWRVRLSPEEFRVLRQAGTERPWTGEYVETKTPGVYHCRACGAELFSSDTKFDSHCGWPSFDDALPGAVKEIPDNTLGMRRVEIRCARCDSHLGHVFHGEGFTPKDTRHCVNSVSIRLTPREG, from the coding sequence GTGAGTCTTTCCGAGAGCGAACTGCCCCGCACCGAGGACGAGTGGCGCGTCCGGCTCAGCCCGGAGGAGTTCCGGGTCCTGCGTCAGGCCGGCACCGAACGCCCGTGGACCGGCGAGTACGTCGAGACCAAGACCCCGGGCGTCTACCACTGCCGAGCCTGTGGCGCGGAGCTCTTCTCCAGCGACACCAAGTTCGACTCGCACTGCGGCTGGCCGAGCTTCGACGACGCGCTGCCCGGTGCGGTCAAGGAGATCCCGGACAACACCCTCGGCATGCGGCGCGTCGAGATCCGCTGCGCGCGCTGCGACAGTCACCTGGGGCACGTCTTCCACGGCGAGGGCTTCACCCCGAAGGACACCCGGCACTGCGTCAACTCGGTCTCCATCCGGTTGACGCCGCGCGAGGGCTGA
- a CDS encoding ribonuclease D, whose amino-acid sequence MTDEPPLRRRAAERRPGNEPQHPPSAAPEPTDAGTEATAEQPVPLTAPREGTPEPVATSAALAEVVARFAAGTGPVAIDAERASGYRYSQRAYLVQLRRHGAGTVLIDPLPLPDLSTLDAVIGPAEWVLHAASQDLPCLAELGLRPRRLFDTELAARLAGFERVGLAALTEHLLGYTLEKHHSAADWSSRPLPESWLTYAALDVELLVDLRDALAAELERQGKQEWAAEEFAALVAAGARPPRVRAEPWRRTSGIHRLRGARAQARVRSLWYARDQIAARRDAAPGRVLPDSAIVAAAELDPKDERTLLTLPGFGGRSVRRLARTWLAALEEARHLPEDALPVSPAVEGPPPPHRWAERDPVAAARLARCREVVVRIAGAHRLPPENLITPDSIRRLAWTPPEEITEETVAETLRGFGARTWQLGLLVPELTVVLPTP is encoded by the coding sequence GTGACCGACGAACCACCCCTGCGCCGTCGGGCCGCCGAACGCCGACCGGGAAACGAACCGCAGCACCCGCCATCGGCCGCGCCGGAGCCGACGGACGCGGGGACCGAAGCGACCGCCGAGCAGCCCGTACCCCTGACCGCACCCCGGGAGGGCACACCTGAGCCGGTGGCCACATCGGCCGCGTTGGCCGAGGTGGTGGCCCGGTTCGCGGCGGGCACCGGACCGGTGGCCATCGACGCGGAACGCGCCTCCGGATACCGCTACAGCCAGCGCGCCTACCTGGTACAGCTCCGTCGACACGGCGCCGGCACCGTCCTCATCGACCCGTTGCCGCTGCCCGACCTCTCCACCCTCGACGCGGTGATCGGCCCGGCGGAGTGGGTGCTCCACGCGGCCAGCCAGGATCTGCCCTGCCTGGCCGAGCTGGGGCTGCGCCCGCGCCGACTGTTCGACACCGAACTGGCCGCCCGGCTGGCCGGGTTCGAGCGGGTCGGCCTGGCCGCGCTGACCGAACACCTGCTGGGCTACACCCTGGAGAAGCACCACTCGGCGGCCGACTGGTCCAGCCGCCCCCTTCCGGAGTCCTGGCTGACCTACGCCGCCCTGGACGTCGAACTCCTCGTCGACCTTCGCGACGCGCTCGCCGCGGAGCTGGAGCGGCAGGGCAAGCAGGAGTGGGCGGCGGAGGAGTTCGCCGCGCTGGTGGCCGCCGGGGCGCGGCCACCCCGGGTCCGGGCCGAGCCGTGGCGGCGCACCTCCGGCATCCACCGGCTGCGCGGCGCGCGGGCCCAGGCGCGCGTCCGGTCGTTGTGGTACGCCCGGGACCAGATCGCCGCCCGCCGGGACGCGGCTCCCGGCCGGGTGCTCCCCGACTCGGCGATCGTCGCCGCCGCCGAGCTGGACCCGAAGGACGAGCGGACGCTGCTGACCCTGCCCGGCTTCGGCGGCCGGTCGGTACGCCGGCTGGCCCGCACCTGGCTGGCGGCGTTGGAGGAGGCCCGACACCTGCCGGAGGACGCGCTCCCGGTCAGCCCGGCGGTGGAGGGTCCACCCCCGCCGCACCGGTGGGCGGAACGGGATCCGGTGGCCGCGGCGCGGCTGGCCCGGTGCCGGGAGGTGGTGGTGCGGATCGCCGGCGCGCACCGCCTGCCGCCGGAGAACCTGATCACCCCGGACTCGATCCGCCGGTTGGCCTGGACCCCGCCGGAGGAGATCACCGAGGAGACGGTGGCCGAGACCCTGCGCGGGTTCGGCGCGCGGACTTGGCAGCTCGGCCTGCTGGTGCCGGAGCTGACCGTCGTCCTGCCCACGCCGTGA
- the hemQ gene encoding hydrogen peroxide-dependent heme synthase — MSDEQSNAARLRELNASIRYTMWSVFRASSPLPALRDNVSAEAEALVEELAGKDVVVRGTYDVAGLRADADLMIWWHSSSSDDLQDAYGRFRRTALGRATTPVWSQMALHRPAEFNKSHIPAFLAGEEARAYVCVYPFVRSYEWYLLPDAERRELLAEHGRMARGYPDVRANTVASFALGDYEWMLAFEADELHRIVDLMRDLRASRARRHVREEVPFYTGRRRSLTDIVAALP, encoded by the coding sequence ATGAGCGACGAGCAGAGCAACGCGGCCCGGCTGCGGGAGCTGAACGCGAGCATCCGCTACACGATGTGGTCGGTGTTCCGGGCCAGCAGCCCCCTGCCGGCCCTGCGGGACAACGTCAGCGCCGAGGCCGAGGCGCTCGTCGAGGAGTTGGCCGGCAAGGACGTGGTGGTCCGGGGGACCTACGACGTCGCCGGGCTGCGCGCCGACGCCGACCTGATGATCTGGTGGCACTCCTCCTCCAGCGACGACCTCCAGGACGCGTACGGCCGGTTCCGGCGCACCGCGCTGGGGCGGGCGACGACCCCGGTCTGGTCGCAGATGGCGCTGCACCGGCCGGCGGAGTTCAACAAGAGTCACATTCCGGCGTTCCTGGCCGGCGAGGAGGCGCGGGCGTACGTCTGCGTCTACCCATTCGTCCGCTCCTACGAGTGGTACCTGCTGCCCGACGCCGAGCGGCGCGAGCTGCTCGCCGAGCACGGCCGGATGGCCCGGGGCTACCCGGACGTGCGGGCGAACACGGTCGCCTCGTTCGCCCTCGGCGACTACGAGTGGATGCTCGCGTTCGAGGCCGACGAGCTGCACCGGATCGTGGACCTGATGCGGGACCTGCGCGCCTCCCGGGCCCGCCGGCACGTCCGCGAGGAGGTCCCCTTCTACACCGGCCGTCGCCGCTCGCTCACCGACATCGTCGCCGCGCTGCCCTGA
- a CDS encoding S1C family serine protease, which produces MTAGYGPQDGGPVGPAPGDHGGRPGPLPPRMEPPRTGAGGWPAPPASGAPVPGQPPVGGGHPGAPAAGYATAPAPAAVPAPRGTWPTAGETGQPSAQPVPAPPTWSPGQPPAASGPAFPGTSHPGEAPVVRQRSGWLPRAALLLALLLVLVSGVQAYQIHVLNDRLGDTRRDLATAQERDGVRLDGVEQRAEELEKQAGTVFNPEDIAETVLRSVFRVRAGNSTGTAFAVGKPNSEGGANLFTNYHVVESLWTSGERQVFLERTDQRFPATIVKVDEENDVAHLRTAAKFTGLVTAPTPVKSGQQIIVVGAPLGLTDSVTTGVVSAFRKAENGGGDVIQFDAPINPGNSGGPVINGAKQVVGIATAKARNAEGIGLAVPIKTACDGFDIC; this is translated from the coding sequence ATGACGGCGGGGTACGGGCCGCAGGACGGTGGACCGGTCGGGCCGGCACCCGGTGACCACGGAGGTAGACCAGGACCGCTGCCACCACGGATGGAGCCGCCCCGCACGGGGGCGGGCGGCTGGCCCGCGCCCCCGGCGTCCGGTGCCCCGGTCCCCGGGCAGCCCCCGGTGGGCGGAGGACACCCGGGCGCCCCGGCGGCCGGTTACGCCACCGCGCCGGCCCCGGCCGCGGTGCCCGCTCCCCGGGGCACCTGGCCGACCGCCGGTGAGACCGGGCAGCCGTCGGCGCAGCCGGTTCCGGCTCCGCCGACCTGGTCGCCCGGCCAGCCGCCGGCCGCCTCCGGGCCGGCCTTCCCGGGCACTTCGCATCCGGGCGAGGCGCCCGTCGTCCGCCAGCGCTCCGGCTGGCTGCCCCGGGCCGCCCTGCTGCTGGCGCTGCTGCTGGTCCTGGTGTCCGGCGTCCAGGCGTACCAGATCCACGTGCTCAACGACCGGCTCGGCGACACCCGCCGCGACCTGGCCACCGCGCAGGAGCGCGACGGCGTTCGCCTCGACGGTGTGGAGCAACGGGCGGAGGAGCTGGAGAAGCAGGCCGGGACGGTGTTCAACCCGGAGGACATCGCCGAGACGGTGCTGCGGAGCGTCTTCCGCGTCCGGGCCGGCAACTCCACCGGCACGGCGTTCGCCGTCGGCAAGCCCAACTCCGAGGGCGGGGCGAACCTGTTCACCAACTACCACGTGGTCGAGTCGCTCTGGACCAGTGGCGAGCGCCAGGTGTTCCTGGAGCGTACCGACCAGCGGTTCCCGGCCACCATCGTCAAGGTCGACGAGGAGAACGACGTCGCCCACCTGCGGACGGCCGCCAAGTTCACCGGCCTGGTCACCGCCCCCACCCCGGTGAAGTCCGGGCAGCAGATCATCGTCGTCGGCGCACCGCTCGGCCTCACCGACAGCGTCACCACCGGTGTGGTGAGCGCCTTCCGCAAGGCGGAGAACGGCGGCGGCGACGTCATCCAGTTCGACGCCCCGATCAACCCCGGCAACTCCGGCGGCCCGGTCATCAACGGCGCCAAGCAGGTCGTCGGCATCGCCACCGCCAAGGCCCGCAACGCCGAGGGCATCGGCCTGGCCGTGCCGATCAAGACCGCGTGCGACGGCTTCGACATCTGCTGA
- a CDS encoding Prokaryotic metallothionein, whose amino-acid sequence MATCEVCGNDYWMAFEVRTVSGDSHTFDSFECAVHRLAPVCEHCQLKIVGHGVEVSGRFFCSAHCARTVEGERAAEVADAVGVRPG is encoded by the coding sequence ATGGCGACCTGTGAGGTCTGCGGCAACGACTACTGGATGGCGTTCGAGGTCCGGACGGTCAGCGGTGACTCGCACACCTTCGACTCGTTCGAGTGTGCGGTGCACCGGCTGGCCCCGGTCTGCGAGCACTGTCAGCTCAAGATCGTGGGGCACGGCGTGGAGGTGTCCGGCCGGTTCTTCTGCTCGGCGCACTGCGCCCGCACCGTCGAGGGGGAACGCGCCGCCGAGGTCGCCGACGCCGTCGGCGTCCGGCCCGGCTGA